One Gammaproteobacteria bacterium DNA window includes the following coding sequences:
- a CDS encoding hypothetical protein (Evidence 5 : Unknown function), whose amino-acid sequence MPAYRSRVTTHGRNMAGARALWRATGMTDTDFCKPIIAVANSFTQFVPGHVHLKDLGQLVRFVDLNINCERWASRSETKFKLDLIHKPEKFHRFFQ is encoded by the coding sequence ATGCCTGCCTATCGTTCTCGCGTCACCACCCACGGCCGCAACATGGCTGGTGCCCGCGCCTTGTGGCGTGCTACTGGCATGACCGACACCGATTTCTGTAAGCCGATCATTGCTGTAGCTAACTCCTTCACTCAATTCGTGCCTGGTCATGTCCATCTCAAAGATCTTGGCCAACTGGTTCGCTTCGTAGATTTGAACATTAATTGCGAGCGCTGGGCATCGAGATCAGAAACAAAGTTTAAACTGGACTTGATACATAAGCCGGAAAAATTTCATCGATTTTTTCAATAA